From the genome of Xiphophorus hellerii strain 12219 chromosome 11, Xiphophorus_hellerii-4.1, whole genome shotgun sequence, one region includes:
- the rnf167 gene encoding E3 ubiquitin-protein ligase RNF167 — MAHLAVWWKRTQLSVFLLAFSCMYFPSPTHAYIFVHYKNQTDLMFEDLPALFGPSLPKQGLMGVLVVSHPLNGCTTMDPPPPLTTNYDANTTKFIALIRRLDCNFDIKVLNAQEAGYSAAIVHNLNSDLLLNMNFSNETIADQIEIPSVFTSSYAARRLKEVVISEHGAYVILKPDLVFPLSYYLIPFTGVLGMIIIVMCVILVIRCVQYRKRLRKNRLTKDQLKRIPTHKFRKGDDYDLCAICLDEYEEGDKLRVLPCSHAYHCKCVDPWLTLTKKTCPVCKQRVTRNNPEHSESDSEEEAGGRGEGEAAQGEGDSERTPLLRPSNPGSPSRNPSAYSATTTTTAQCLVSPTQRDSPVLGYDGYYSPQEDTDSESGDGGEDEHHSEDDTARLIGRNGVVV, encoded by the exons ATGGCCCACCTTGCTGTGTGGTGGAAGCGCACTCAGCTGAGTGTCTTTTTACTCGCTTTCAGCTGCATGTATTTCCCCTCACCAACACATGCATACATATTTGTT CATTATAAAAACCAGACCGACCTAATGTTTGAGGACCTACCTGCTTTGTTTGGACCTTCTCTTCCAAAGCAGGGATTGATG GGAGTTTTGGTAGTCTCCCATCCACTCAATGGTTGTACAACAATGgatcctcctcctccactgACGACAAACTATGATGCCAACACCACTAAATTTATTGCTCTCATCAGGCGCCTTGATTGCAATTTTGACATAAAG GTTTTAAATGCACAGGAGGCTGGATACAGTGCAGCAATCGTTCACAACTTGAACTCTGACCTTCTTCTCAACATGAACTTTAGCAATG agaCTATTGCAGATCAGATTGAAATTCCCTCTGTGTTCACCAGCTCCTACGCTGCAAGAAGGCTTAAGGAGGTAGTAATTTCAGAACACGG GGCCTATGTGATACTCAAGCCGGATTTAGTTTTTCCACTTTCGTACTACCTTATTCCATTCACTGGGGTACTAGGGATGATTATTATTGTGATGTGTGTAATCCTA GTTATACGGTGTGTGCAGTACAGAAAACGTCTGAGGAAAAATCGTTTGACCAAGGATCAACTGAAGCGCATTCCAACTCACAAGTTCAGAAAAG GAGATGACTATGATTTGTGTGCCATCTGTCTTGATGAGTATGAAGAAGGAGACAAGCTGAGAGTTTTACCTTGCTCACATG CGTATCATTGCAAGTGCGTCGACCCGTGGCTCACCCTGACCAAGAAGACCTGTCCCGTGTGCAAACAACGCGTGACCCGAAACAACCCGGAGCATTCCGAGTCCGACTCTGAGGAGGAAGCCGGAGGCCGGGGAGAGGGGGAAGCAGCACAGGGCGAAGGAGACTCTGAGCGCACCCCTCTGCTGCGCCCGTCCAACCCCGGGTCTCCGTCTAGGAACCCGTCGGCCTACTCAGCCACCACCACCACTACTGCCCAGTGCCTCGTCTCTCCAACACAACGCGACTCCCCCGTCCTGGGCTATGATGGCTACTACTCCCCACAGGAGGACACTGACTCAGAAAGTGGTGACGGAGGAGAGGATGAGCACCACAGCGAGGACGACACAGCTCGGCTCATTGGTAGGAACGGAGTGGTGGTCTGA
- the LOC116728587 gene encoding olfactory receptor 52D1-like, which translates to MNFSLVTSIYLSAYYGMEELKSMYFCIFFIVYLTIITENVLLIRVVYCEKSLHQPMYVLLCNLAVNELVGSTALLPATLINILSHTHEVSISFCQTQVFVIHTYAVTEFTILAVMSYDRYVAICHPLSYQVIMSQRIVKLIVFMWLYPMLALSVVFVFTLQLPYCGRTIEKLYCLNYLLVQLACTNTFIVNIIGLLSAALYTAPQLIMIFYSYGHILKICIMSFGKSKFKALRTCIPHLLAVINYATGCFFELAQGRLDNRHMSYHTKLFLSLYVLIFPPLLNALIYGLGTQIIRVRLIKLFTKCK; encoded by the coding sequence atgaatttcTCTCTTGTTACATCGATTTATCTGTCTGCTTACTATGGAATGGAAGAGCTCAAGTCCatgtatttctgcattttcttcatCGTATACCTCACCATCATCACCGAGAATGTCTTGCTGATCAGGGTGGTTTATTGTGAAAAATCCCTGCATCAGCCAATGTATGTGCTTTTGTGTAATTTGGCCGTGAATGAGCTGGTAGGAAGCACCGCCTTGCTGCCGGCGACGCTGATCAAcattctctctcacacacacgaggtttctatttctttttgcCAGACGCAGGTCTTTGTTATACACACATATGCCGTCACCGAATTCACTATTCTCGCGGTGATGAGCTACGACAGATACGTAGCCATTTGTCATCCACTGTCCTACCAGGTGATCATGTCTCAGAGGATAGTGAAGCTGATTGTTTTTATGTGGCTTTACCCCATGCTGGCACTAAgcgtggtttttgtttttactcttcagCTGCCATATTGTGGCCGGACCATAGAGAAGCTTTACTGCCTCAACTACTTGCTTGTGCAGCTTGCATGCACAAATACATTTATAGTTAACATCATCGGTCTGCTGTCTGCGGCTCTCTACACGGCTCCTCAGCTGATCATGATCTTTTACTCATACGGACACATCCTGAAGATTTGCATAATGTCGTTTGGCAAATCCAAATTCAAGGCCCTCCGTACTTGTATTCCCCATCTACTGGCTGTAATCAACTACGCCACTGGGTGCTTTTTTGAGCTGGCACAAGGTCGTCTCGACAACAGGCACATGTCTTATCACACTAAGCTGTTTTTGTCACTGTACGTTTTGATATTCCCACCGCTCCTAAATGCACTAATATACGGCTTGGGCACACAAATAATAAGAGTCCGACTCATCAAGCTTTTCACCAAGTGCAAGTGA